Proteins encoded together in one Planctomyces sp. SH-PL14 window:
- a CDS encoding co-chaperone GroES has translation MTEFVEPLGPRILIRKDESRQKTKGGIVLPDNSEIPTITGRVVEISAEVGNNEDFPVQKYDKVLFHPKNAIPVDLEPDNVLYVVPITDVVAVFRRNTAATPRPDALEEDLNDLSELSDSDDAAD, from the coding sequence GTGACGGAATTCGTCGAGCCGCTTGGCCCCCGCATCCTGATCCGCAAGGACGAGAGCCGCCAGAAAACCAAGGGCGGAATCGTCCTGCCGGACAACTCCGAGATTCCGACCATCACCGGCCGGGTGGTGGAGATCAGCGCCGAAGTCGGGAACAACGAGGACTTCCCGGTCCAGAAGTACGACAAGGTCCTGTTCCACCCCAAGAACGCGATCCCCGTCGACCTGGAACCGGACAATGTTCTCTATGTCGTTCCGATTACGGACGTTGTGGCGGTGTTCCGCCGGAACACGGCGGCCACGCCCCGGCCCGACGCGCTGGAAGAGGACCTGAATGACTTGTCGGAACTGTCCGATTCCGACGATGCTGCCGACTAG
- a CDS encoding DUF4159 domain-containing protein: protein MAKGRFIGIRRLLSALLVLVLGLGGVGNDASWGPAAARGDDAQLRRDVLQAIDLAQKYITSQQQNDGSFGSIQGGRWQAGVAALATLSLINSGKPIDDPVVSRGLEYLRRMPEPTEIYDIAMTIQALVAARNPKRDTARIAQFAERLEQAQNSRNQPGAWGYHADDSWWDNSNTQFAMLGLREASVAGYQVNRQVWTRSRDHWLKVLEGNPTLPGGAGWSYNGGGANGATTGSMTVAGIASLSIIDSFLQNDKDVLPNGEILCCGQQAPEPVEVALDGAVRWMSRNIQVTSNPGGPGHLLYYLYGLERAGRFTGTRFFGNKDWYREGASFLVRGQSPVNGSYRSNNESEEVVGTSLALLFLAKGLAPVVVNKLKYGPRDGVTGDVVGNDWNRHRRDVGNLVDYITELPKWPKLMTWQSVDLEVAANGEGVGALLQAPVQLLTGHRDLAAIQGRQMELLKEYISQGGFLFIVRSCEDPRFDQDVRRFVKELLPSDDYRLEKLPPTHDIYRSEFALTENPPELWGVDFGCRTAIVYSPHDLGCRWGKWTRFDPPGRQPAVTTQIIRSMRLGTNVIAYATGREVHDKLRRQEALAKVDENQLDRGHLRVGRLRHTGGWDSAPHALRHLQAALKTVGIEAASDAPSVAATDPLLFDHPVLYMHGRKNFALAPEEIEKLKEYLANGGFLFADACCGATQFDESFRRLAEQLGGKPLSRVPPTHEMFHPTLGHDIRTVKRRVLAPGTEGGAIQAQDVAGEPFLEGIEIDGRYAIVYSKYDISCALERQATPNCQGYVGEDAVKIAVNAVLYALYR from the coding sequence ATGGCGAAGGGAAGGTTCATCGGTATCCGTCGGCTCCTGTCAGCCCTGCTGGTTCTCGTGCTCGGACTGGGCGGAGTCGGGAACGACGCCAGCTGGGGGCCGGCCGCGGCCCGCGGCGACGACGCGCAGCTCCGCCGGGACGTCCTGCAGGCAATCGACCTGGCTCAGAAATACATCACCTCCCAGCAGCAGAACGACGGCTCGTTCGGTTCGATCCAGGGTGGGCGGTGGCAGGCGGGGGTCGCGGCACTGGCGACGCTCTCGCTGATCAACTCCGGAAAGCCAATCGACGACCCGGTCGTCAGCCGCGGGCTCGAATACCTCCGGCGGATGCCCGAGCCGACCGAGATCTACGACATCGCGATGACCATCCAGGCGCTCGTCGCCGCCCGGAACCCCAAGCGGGACACCGCCCGCATCGCCCAGTTCGCCGAACGGCTGGAGCAGGCGCAGAACAGCCGGAACCAGCCGGGGGCCTGGGGCTACCACGCGGACGACTCGTGGTGGGACAACAGCAACACGCAGTTCGCCATGCTCGGCCTGCGGGAGGCGTCGGTGGCCGGCTACCAGGTCAACCGGCAGGTCTGGACGCGGTCCCGGGACCACTGGCTGAAGGTCCTGGAAGGGAACCCGACGCTCCCGGGCGGGGCGGGCTGGTCCTACAACGGCGGCGGAGCCAACGGAGCGACGACCGGCAGCATGACCGTGGCGGGGATCGCCTCGCTCAGCATCATCGACTCGTTCCTGCAGAACGACAAAGACGTGCTCCCGAACGGCGAAATCCTCTGCTGCGGCCAGCAGGCCCCGGAACCGGTCGAGGTCGCTCTCGACGGAGCGGTTCGCTGGATGTCGCGTAACATCCAGGTCACGTCGAATCCTGGCGGGCCGGGCCATCTCCTCTATTACCTGTACGGCCTGGAGCGAGCGGGGCGGTTCACCGGGACCCGGTTCTTCGGAAACAAAGACTGGTATCGCGAAGGGGCCTCGTTCCTCGTCCGCGGTCAGAGCCCGGTCAACGGCAGCTACCGCAGCAACAACGAGAGCGAGGAGGTTGTCGGGACGAGCCTGGCGCTCCTGTTCCTGGCCAAGGGGCTGGCCCCGGTGGTGGTCAACAAGCTGAAGTACGGGCCGCGGGACGGCGTGACGGGGGATGTCGTCGGGAACGACTGGAACCGGCACCGCCGCGACGTCGGCAACCTCGTGGACTACATCACCGAACTCCCGAAGTGGCCCAAGCTGATGACGTGGCAGTCGGTTGACCTGGAGGTCGCGGCCAACGGCGAAGGGGTCGGGGCCCTTCTCCAGGCTCCGGTGCAGCTCCTGACCGGGCACCGGGACCTCGCGGCGATCCAGGGGCGGCAGATGGAGCTCCTCAAGGAGTACATCTCCCAGGGGGGCTTCCTGTTCATCGTCCGCAGCTGCGAGGACCCGCGGTTCGACCAGGATGTGCGGCGATTCGTGAAGGAGCTCCTGCCGAGCGACGACTACCGCCTCGAAAAGCTTCCTCCGACGCACGACATCTACCGCAGCGAGTTTGCGCTCACCGAGAATCCGCCGGAGCTGTGGGGGGTCGACTTCGGGTGCCGGACGGCGATCGTCTATTCGCCGCACGACCTTGGCTGCCGGTGGGGGAAGTGGACGCGGTTCGATCCGCCCGGCCGGCAGCCGGCGGTGACGACGCAGATCATCCGCTCGATGCGGCTGGGGACGAACGTCATCGCCTACGCGACCGGGCGGGAGGTCCACGACAAGCTGCGGCGGCAGGAGGCCCTCGCCAAGGTCGACGAGAATCAGCTCGACCGGGGGCATCTGCGGGTGGGGCGGCTGCGGCACACGGGGGGCTGGGATTCCGCTCCGCACGCTCTGCGGCATCTGCAGGCGGCTCTCAAGACGGTCGGGATCGAGGCGGCCTCCGATGCCCCGAGCGTGGCAGCGACCGATCCGCTGCTGTTCGATCATCCTGTCCTCTATATGCATGGGCGGAAGAACTTTGCCCTGGCGCCGGAGGAGATCGAGAAGCTGAAGGAGTATCTGGCGAACGGCGGGTTCCTGTTTGCCGACGCCTGTTGCGGGGCAACGCAGTTTGACGAGAGTTTCCGGCGGCTGGCGGAGCAGTTGGGGGGGAAGCCGCTGAGCCGGGTTCCGCCGACGCACGAGATGTTCCATCCGACGCTGGGGCATGACATCCGGACGGTGAAACGCCGGGTGCTCGCTCCCGGAACGGAGGGGGGGGCGATTCAGGCTCAGGACGTGGCGGGGGAGCCGTTCCTGGAGGGGATCGAGATCGATGGGCGGTATGCGATCGTCTACAGCAAGTACGACATCAGTTGTGCGCTGGAGCGGCAGGCGACTCCGAACTGCCAGGGGTATGTGGGTGAAGACGCGGTGAAGATCGCGGTGAACGCGGTGCTGTACGCGCTTTATCGGTGA
- a CDS encoding enoyl-ACP reductase → MDFLKLEGKTVLVVGVANRKSVAWHTAQVLREVGADVIYSVRSEARRDSLRKLVGEAPIYVCDVEHQNQIDRLRDEVARDRSEITGLVHSVAFADYSAGWLPFHETPRAAFLQAVNVSCFSLMALSNAFRDLLNKEQGSVVATSISTTRMAAENYGYMAPVKAALDSAVCFLAKSFSAFSKVRFNAVCPGLLKTSASAGIPGYVDSYLFAEQATLRKAAVQTEEVANAIAFLLSPRSSGINSQGLVIDAGMETNYFDQELVSRASK, encoded by the coding sequence ATGGATTTCCTGAAGCTGGAAGGCAAGACGGTGCTGGTCGTCGGCGTCGCCAACCGCAAAAGCGTCGCCTGGCACACCGCACAGGTCCTCCGCGAGGTCGGGGCCGATGTGATCTACTCGGTCCGCTCGGAAGCCCGGCGGGACTCCCTCCGAAAACTCGTCGGCGAAGCCCCGATCTACGTCTGCGATGTCGAGCACCAGAACCAGATCGACCGCCTCCGCGATGAAGTCGCCCGCGACCGATCCGAAATCACCGGCCTCGTCCACTCCGTCGCCTTCGCCGACTACTCCGCCGGCTGGCTCCCCTTCCACGAAACGCCGCGGGCCGCCTTCCTCCAGGCGGTCAACGTCTCCTGCTTCTCACTGATGGCCCTCTCGAACGCCTTCCGCGACCTTCTCAACAAGGAACAAGGAAGCGTCGTCGCGACGTCAATCTCCACGACCCGGATGGCGGCGGAGAACTACGGCTACATGGCCCCGGTCAAAGCAGCCCTCGACTCCGCGGTCTGCTTCCTGGCGAAGTCGTTCTCGGCGTTCTCGAAGGTCCGGTTCAACGCCGTCTGCCCCGGACTGCTCAAGACGTCCGCCTCGGCCGGGATCCCAGGCTACGTCGACAGCTACCTCTTCGCCGAGCAGGCGACGCTCCGGAAAGCGGCGGTCCAGACCGAAGAGGTCGCGAACGCCATCGCCTTTCTGCTGAGCCCGCGATCGTCCGGGATCAATTCCCAAGGGCTCGTGATCGACGCGGGAATGGAGACGAACTACTTCGACCAGGAACTCGTCTCCCGGGCGTCGAAGTAG
- a CDS encoding prenyltransferase/squalene oxidase repeat-containing protein, which yields MNDSFLVRLATRLNAGAAAWTEERRARHLRYLRSLLRADGGFAGREGDSDLYYTSFAVRGLAMLGGLSVDIAEPIAGYLRTFQPTELGVIDAMNWVATAVALQVGSGIDLTAALPAGWDDTVCDRLEALRRDDGGYAKAPEGAAGSTYHSFLAVLTYELLGRSVPRPNRLVQFLFDRQRDDGGFVEIGPMRHSGTNPTAAACVILNRLGAMDDEIRSDIRAFLGDVRSAEGAYQANRRVPFFDSLSTFTAVLTCQELGIEEILRPEAIRGAFESQLEFPTGGMRAAMWDESTDAEYTFYGLGTLALLGATAVEP from the coding sequence TTGAACGATTCCTTCCTCGTCCGTCTCGCCACTCGCCTCAATGCGGGGGCCGCCGCCTGGACAGAGGAGCGCCGCGCGCGGCATCTCCGTTACCTCCGCTCGCTCCTGCGGGCCGACGGCGGATTTGCGGGGCGTGAAGGGGACTCGGACCTCTACTACACGAGCTTTGCCGTCCGCGGACTGGCGATGCTCGGGGGGCTGTCGGTGGACATTGCGGAGCCGATCGCCGGCTACCTGCGGACCTTTCAGCCGACCGAACTGGGGGTCATCGACGCCATGAACTGGGTGGCGACGGCGGTCGCCCTGCAGGTCGGAAGCGGGATCGACCTGACCGCCGCGCTCCCCGCCGGCTGGGACGACACCGTCTGCGACCGGCTCGAAGCGCTGCGCCGCGACGATGGCGGCTACGCGAAGGCTCCCGAAGGAGCGGCCGGGAGCACCTACCACTCATTCCTCGCAGTGCTGACGTACGAACTGCTGGGGCGTTCCGTCCCCCGGCCGAACCGTCTGGTCCAGTTCCTGTTCGACCGGCAGCGGGACGACGGCGGGTTCGTCGAGATCGGCCCCATGCGGCACAGCGGGACGAATCCGACCGCCGCCGCCTGCGTGATCCTGAACCGGCTGGGGGCGATGGACGACGAGATCCGCTCCGACATCCGGGCGTTCCTGGGGGACGTCCGCTCCGCGGAAGGGGCCTACCAGGCGAACCGCCGCGTCCCGTTCTTCGACAGCCTGTCGACTTTCACCGCCGTCCTGACCTGCCAGGAGCTCGGCATCGAAGAAATTCTGCGGCCGGAGGCGATCCGGGGAGCGTTCGAATCGCAGCTCGAGTTCCCGACGGGGGGGATGCGGGCGGCGATGTGGGACGAGTCGACCGATGCAGAATACACCTTCTACGGTTTGGGAACGCTCGCCCTCCTGGGGGCGACCGCCGTCGAACCCTGA
- a CDS encoding zinc-dependent metalloprotease: protein MRFWMALCLTTACLIGSGGPARGQDTSKFEELTKGKTKSSGLWNVYHKDQQLLVEIKDGMLGREYIILPSIARGVSSGMVIGGMSWGFGDDIIWTFRKSEDKLFVIRRNVRYRAAPESPEASAVKIAYNDSVLYALPILTTSPGGVLVDMTRVFMNDDLQIGRALGDFMFASDRSTIGKVKAFEDNVELQVSAVYSGRQELDTVPDSKGVPVGIHYSISLLPQLGSNGYTTRRADDRVGYFMTVLKDFSTSPEDQHFVRYINRWDLRKKDDKVKFCPPKKAITFYMERTVPIALRPTIEAGILEWNKAFEKLGFAGAIRVEQQQDNDTWDPEDIHYNTFRWITADAGFAMGPSRVDPRTGQILDADIIFDAGFLQSWKQQYETLIPSAAHGLNADWTPFETPFVSQSGSRAAHQHRHGEQCSLCQGMQWQMGFAASAFAARPELSADGKLPEEFIHQGLKEVVMHEVGHTLGLRHNFKASAWKTMEEMADLEKGTAEGTVGSVMDYAPPNIAPKGAKQGLFYTQTIGPYDHWAIEYGYSLLKGDEKEELTKIAAKSGQPGLDYGTDEDTRPEDSDPLSNRYDLGKDPLEFVKRQMAHSVELLPEVVERTVKDGEGYQRARQAFGILFGEYWRCAQYAARFPGGVTVNRDHKGTPNARVPFQAIPAEKQREAMKLVVDSAFASPKIDGPSLNYLAATRWNHWGLTELNRLDYPIHDTVEKMQARILRHLISSQVLNRIADSEFKVKDGDDAYTLAEHVKTLIDGITAEYRPEKLEGEYSNRKPMISSFRRNLQRVTFEELAKMLNQDTGVPEDARTLTRMHLQAVDGQIKTLLDAQGLKLDDYTRAHLIDSQSRIRAALNAQVTINSGGGGGGGIILRFGQQAE, encoded by the coding sequence ATGCGGTTCTGGATGGCGTTGTGTTTGACGACCGCCTGCCTGATCGGCAGCGGCGGCCCGGCCCGCGGTCAGGATACGTCCAAGTTTGAAGAGCTGACGAAGGGGAAGACAAAATCTTCCGGCCTGTGGAACGTCTACCACAAGGACCAGCAACTGCTGGTCGAAATCAAAGACGGAATGCTCGGCCGGGAATACATCATCCTCCCCTCCATCGCCCGCGGCGTCAGCTCGGGAATGGTCATCGGCGGAATGTCGTGGGGCTTCGGCGACGACATCATCTGGACCTTCCGGAAGTCCGAAGACAAGCTGTTCGTCATCCGGCGGAACGTCCGCTACCGCGCCGCTCCGGAAAGCCCGGAAGCAAGCGCCGTCAAGATCGCCTACAACGACAGCGTCCTCTACGCCCTCCCGATCCTGACGACCTCCCCCGGTGGCGTGCTGGTCGACATGACCCGCGTCTTCATGAACGACGATCTCCAGATCGGCCGGGCCCTCGGCGACTTCATGTTCGCCTCCGACCGGTCGACGATCGGCAAGGTCAAGGCCTTCGAAGACAACGTCGAACTCCAGGTCTCCGCCGTCTACTCCGGCCGGCAGGAACTCGACACGGTTCCCGATTCCAAAGGGGTGCCGGTCGGCATTCACTACAGCATCAGCCTGCTGCCGCAACTCGGTTCCAACGGCTACACCACGCGCCGCGCTGATGACCGGGTCGGCTACTTCATGACGGTCCTGAAGGACTTCTCCACCTCGCCCGAAGACCAGCACTTCGTCCGCTACATCAACCGCTGGGACCTGCGGAAGAAGGACGACAAGGTCAAGTTCTGCCCCCCCAAGAAGGCGATCACCTTCTACATGGAGCGGACGGTTCCGATCGCGCTCCGCCCGACGATCGAGGCGGGGATCCTGGAGTGGAACAAGGCCTTCGAGAAACTCGGGTTCGCCGGCGCCATCCGCGTCGAGCAGCAGCAGGACAACGACACCTGGGACCCGGAAGACATCCATTACAACACCTTCCGCTGGATCACCGCCGACGCCGGCTTCGCCATGGGCCCCTCGCGGGTCGACCCCCGGACCGGGCAGATCCTCGACGCCGACATCATCTTCGACGCCGGCTTCCTTCAGTCGTGGAAGCAGCAGTATGAGACTTTGATCCCGTCGGCGGCCCATGGCCTCAACGCCGACTGGACCCCGTTCGAGACGCCGTTCGTCTCGCAGTCCGGGAGCCGCGCAGCGCACCAGCACCGGCACGGCGAGCAGTGCTCCCTCTGCCAGGGGATGCAGTGGCAGATGGGCTTCGCCGCCTCCGCCTTCGCCGCCCGTCCCGAGCTGTCGGCCGACGGTAAGCTTCCCGAGGAGTTCATCCACCAGGGGCTGAAGGAAGTCGTGATGCACGAAGTCGGGCATACGCTCGGCCTGCGGCACAACTTCAAGGCCAGCGCCTGGAAGACGATGGAAGAGATGGCCGACCTCGAGAAGGGGACTGCCGAAGGAACCGTCGGCAGCGTCATGGACTATGCTCCGCCGAACATCGCCCCCAAGGGAGCCAAGCAGGGCCTGTTCTACACCCAGACGATCGGTCCGTACGACCACTGGGCCATCGAGTACGGCTACAGCCTCCTCAAGGGAGATGAGAAGGAAGAGCTGACCAAGATCGCCGCCAAGTCCGGCCAGCCCGGCCTCGACTACGGGACGGACGAAGACACCCGTCCGGAAGACAGCGACCCGCTCTCGAACCGCTACGACCTCGGCAAGGACCCGCTCGAATTCGTGAAGCGGCAGATGGCCCACTCGGTCGAACTGCTGCCGGAGGTCGTCGAACGGACGGTCAAGGATGGTGAAGGCTACCAGCGGGCCCGTCAGGCCTTCGGGATCCTGTTCGGCGAGTACTGGCGGTGTGCCCAGTACGCCGCCCGGTTCCCCGGCGGCGTGACGGTCAACCGCGACCACAAGGGAACTCCGAACGCCCGCGTTCCGTTCCAGGCCATTCCGGCCGAGAAGCAGCGGGAAGCAATGAAGCTCGTCGTCGATTCGGCCTTCGCCTCGCCGAAGATCGACGGGCCGTCGCTGAACTACCTCGCCGCCACCCGCTGGAACCACTGGGGCCTGACGGAGCTGAACCGGCTCGACTATCCGATCCACGACACCGTGGAAAAAATGCAGGCCCGGATCCTGCGGCACCTGATCTCGTCACAGGTTCTGAACCGGATCGCCGACAGCGAGTTCAAGGTCAAGGACGGCGACGACGCCTACACCCTGGCCGAGCACGTCAAGACGCTGATCGACGGCATCACGGCCGAGTACCGTCCGGAGAAGCTGGAAGGGGAGTACTCGAACCGCAAGCCGATGATCTCGAGCTTCCGCCGCAATCTGCAGCGGGTGACGTTCGAGGAACTGGCGAAGATGCTGAACCAGGACACTGGCGTTCCGGAAGACGCCCGGACCCTGACCCGGATGCATCTCCAGGCGGTCGACGGCCAGATCAAGACGCTGCTGGATGCCCAGGGGTTGAAGCTCGATGACTACACGCGAGCCCACCTCATCGACAGCCAGTCGCGGATCCGGGCGGCCCTCAATGCCCAGGTCACGATCAACAGCGGCGGCGGGGGTGGAGGCGGGATCATCCTCCGCTTTGGCCAGCAGGCCGAGTAA
- a CDS encoding lysophospholipid acyltransferase family protein, with amino-acid sequence MPFLSISSETVAVLTLAAYAAVAVGVIYRQARDCPDGWQVWVLHLIARSYAPWAFAQRIDRRTLQPSTGGALVLANHRGPVDPLFIFAANSFRRDGLKVRIVEFMTASEYCELKGPLGWIVRTMRVIPVDRDGGDMEAAKEALKRLKKGRIVGVFPEGRLNTGEGLMAGNPGIAWLALRGGVPVYPIFIENAPRAGGGMVKPFYTFQKVRIHYGEAIDLSHFGRMRPTPENLQMVTRYLMEHLAKLGNTFVQPCETRLPPINSVKKPDTLPLDESALSRAG; translated from the coding sequence ATGCCCTTTCTGTCGATTTCTTCAGAAACCGTCGCTGTCCTGACGCTCGCCGCTTACGCGGCGGTTGCGGTCGGGGTCATTTACCGGCAGGCCCGGGACTGTCCCGATGGCTGGCAGGTGTGGGTTCTGCACCTGATCGCCCGCAGCTACGCCCCGTGGGCCTTCGCGCAGCGGATCGACCGCCGGACGCTCCAGCCCTCGACGGGAGGGGCGCTTGTCCTGGCGAATCACCGCGGTCCGGTGGACCCGCTGTTCATCTTCGCAGCGAACTCGTTTCGCCGGGATGGGCTGAAGGTCCGGATCGTCGAGTTCATGACCGCCAGCGAGTACTGCGAGCTCAAGGGCCCGCTCGGCTGGATCGTCCGGACGATGCGGGTCATCCCCGTCGACCGCGACGGCGGCGACATGGAAGCGGCAAAAGAAGCCCTCAAACGCCTCAAGAAGGGCCGGATCGTCGGCGTCTTCCCGGAAGGACGGCTCAATACGGGCGAAGGCCTGATGGCCGGGAACCCGGGGATCGCGTGGCTCGCCCTCCGCGGCGGCGTCCCGGTCTATCCGATCTTCATCGAGAACGCTCCCCGGGCCGGCGGCGGGATGGTGAAGCCGTTCTACACGTTCCAGAAGGTCCGCATCCACTACGGCGAGGCGATCGACCTGTCCCATTTCGGCCGCATGCGACCGACGCCCGAGAACCTGCAGATGGTCACCCGCTATCTCATGGAGCATCTCGCGAAGCTCGGCAACACCTTCGTCCAGCCCTGCGAGACGCGGCTGCCGCCGATCAACAGCGTCAAGAAGCCGGACACGTTGCCGCTGGATGAGTCGGCGTTGTCCCGCGCCGGCTGA
- a CDS encoding FG-GAP-like repeat-containing protein → MRNTLRQLLLGLVALSGTAAAQEEASLVELSQYYGFLPVEIFKVEYRSHSLVPGDFNHDGKTDLAIVDDSHSRIDLLLQRASAPAKLEELAKVNDIRSHWRFEKKKIPVDREVPSLSAADLNGDGRTDLVYFGNPDRLVVRYQPASGEWTEKKEFRLADVQAAAWTVATGDLNNDALADITVLGKKSTYVLYQKKDGTLSTPVEFRNTGADLGLGMVQDLNGDGRNDLFYLAKDQDERVLSGRLQDERGQLGPEIQFGVKNPRGVALYDIDGQGGAEVLAIDNQTNRLRVLKLKNPQPRAGEPATRLVQYGIGSEGRDIGEAAIGDIDGDMLADIAITVPGGAQVMVFRQQRGSGLDLGTAYPSYLGAQQIRIADVDTLPGNEVVVLSNKENTIGIAKFAEGRLGFPETLATSGTIVAFELADLDGDNHPEIVAVFQEKAGRGPAKYWIGAVKRTVAGEWEKFKFAGDKTELEIKPEDTPQRLMAVDVNQDGRKDFLCILNGKAPLLLLTNDAGVPEPVTVSGGVQLGDVEPGTIEFGQLQEPALLIAQGSFARHVRLDEDRRWQVKDQFNSTETNAKLKGVATLDLDGQPGNELVLVDSGLNKLRIFRREKDSYLPWREIDIGKFPFKSTAVADLNNDRRDDLILIGQGRFGVLYSGQSDFELDELASFESSQKDAYLMDLAAGDLNGDGRTDIALMETENHTVQVVTRAHDGSLKLALSFKIFEEKSFNDRSRRGGVQPREGIITDVTGDGRADLVLLAHDRILLYPQDTGQAQSPPPMKELGAAGARP, encoded by the coding sequence GTGCGCAACACTCTGCGACAACTCTTGCTCGGGCTCGTGGCCCTGTCCGGAACCGCGGCGGCCCAGGAAGAAGCCTCCCTCGTCGAACTCTCTCAATACTACGGCTTCCTGCCGGTCGAGATCTTCAAGGTCGAGTATCGCTCCCACTCCCTCGTCCCCGGCGACTTCAACCACGACGGCAAGACCGACCTCGCCATCGTCGACGACAGCCACAGCCGCATCGACCTCCTCCTCCAACGCGCCTCCGCCCCCGCGAAGCTCGAGGAACTCGCGAAGGTCAACGACATCCGCAGCCACTGGCGGTTCGAAAAGAAGAAGATCCCCGTCGACCGCGAAGTCCCCTCGCTCTCCGCCGCCGACCTCAACGGCGACGGACGGACCGACCTCGTCTACTTCGGCAACCCCGACCGGCTCGTCGTCCGCTATCAGCCCGCCTCCGGCGAGTGGACGGAAAAGAAGGAGTTCCGGCTGGCCGATGTCCAGGCCGCCGCCTGGACCGTCGCGACCGGCGACCTCAACAACGACGCCCTGGCGGACATCACGGTCCTGGGGAAGAAGAGCACCTACGTCCTGTACCAGAAGAAGGACGGCACGCTCAGCACGCCGGTCGAGTTCCGGAACACCGGCGCCGACCTCGGCCTCGGCATGGTCCAGGACCTCAATGGCGACGGTCGGAATGACCTCTTCTATCTGGCGAAGGACCAGGACGAGCGGGTCCTGAGCGGCCGGCTTCAGGATGAGCGCGGCCAGCTCGGGCCGGAGATCCAGTTCGGCGTCAAGAATCCCCGCGGCGTCGCGCTCTACGACATCGACGGCCAGGGGGGAGCGGAAGTCCTGGCGATCGACAACCAGACGAACCGCCTGCGGGTCCTGAAGCTCAAGAACCCGCAGCCCCGCGCCGGCGAGCCGGCGACGCGGCTTGTCCAGTACGGCATCGGGAGCGAGGGACGGGACATCGGCGAGGCGGCAATCGGCGACATCGACGGCGACATGCTGGCCGACATCGCGATCACCGTCCCCGGCGGGGCCCAGGTGATGGTCTTTCGGCAGCAGCGCGGGAGCGGCCTCGACCTCGGGACCGCGTATCCGAGCTACCTCGGAGCTCAGCAGATCCGGATCGCCGACGTCGACACCCTGCCCGGCAATGAAGTCGTCGTCCTCAGCAACAAAGAGAACACGATCGGGATCGCCAAGTTCGCGGAGGGACGGCTCGGCTTTCCCGAGACGCTTGCGACATCGGGAACGATCGTCGCCTTCGAGCTGGCGGATCTCGACGGGGACAACCACCCGGAGATCGTCGCCGTCTTCCAGGAGAAGGCGGGACGCGGACCGGCGAAATACTGGATCGGCGCGGTGAAGCGGACCGTCGCCGGTGAGTGGGAGAAGTTCAAGTTCGCCGGCGACAAGACGGAGCTGGAGATCAAGCCGGAGGACACGCCGCAGCGGCTGATGGCGGTCGACGTCAATCAGGATGGCCGCAAGGATTTCCTCTGCATCCTCAACGGCAAGGCCCCCCTCCTCCTGCTGACGAACGACGCCGGCGTTCCGGAGCCGGTCACGGTTTCGGGAGGCGTGCAGCTTGGCGACGTCGAGCCGGGGACGATCGAGTTCGGCCAGTTGCAGGAGCCGGCGCTCCTGATCGCCCAGGGGAGCTTCGCCCGGCACGTCCGACTCGATGAAGACCGGCGGTGGCAGGTTAAGGACCAGTTCAACTCGACCGAGACGAACGCCAAGCTCAAGGGAGTGGCGACGCTTGACCTCGACGGCCAGCCCGGGAATGAGCTCGTCCTTGTCGACTCCGGCCTCAACAAGCTGCGGATCTTCCGCCGCGAGAAGGACAGCTACCTGCCGTGGCGGGAAATCGACATCGGCAAGTTCCCGTTCAAGTCGACGGCCGTGGCGGACCTCAACAACGACCGCCGCGACGACCTGATCCTGATCGGCCAGGGCCGGTTCGGCGTCCTGTACTCGGGCCAGTCGGACTTCGAGCTCGACGAGCTCGCTTCGTTCGAGAGCTCGCAGAAGGACGCGTACCTGATGGACCTGGCGGCGGGCGACCTGAACGGGGACGGCCGGACCGACATCGCCCTGATGGAGACGGAGAACCACACGGTTCAGGTCGTGACCCGGGCTCACGACGGCAGCCTCAAGCTGGCCCTGAGCTTCAAGATCTTCGAAGAGAAGAGTTTCAACGACCGCTCCCGCCGCGGCGGCGTGCAGCCGCGGGAAGGGATCATCACGGACGTGACGGGAGACGGCCGGGCCGACCTGGTCCTCCTGGCCCACGACCGGATCCTGCTCTATCCGCAGGACACCGGCCAGGCGCAGTCTCCGCCGCCGATGAAGGAACTCGGCGCCGCTGGCGCGCGGCCGTAG
- a CDS encoding GNAT family N-acetyltransferase, protein MQTSPSGAEPAAAAAVSVQPSVHVRAARPEDVDAIKTFIVPFVEAKKLLPRTTRELKKLAQTGFVAIVDEKVVGFATLEIYSKKLAELRSLCVDPALQGLGIGKALTRACLDLAKDRHIFEVMVITSADQFFLSCGFDFTLPGEKKALFLQMREEP, encoded by the coding sequence ATGCAGACCAGTCCCTCCGGGGCCGAACCAGCCGCCGCTGCCGCCGTTTCCGTCCAGCCGTCGGTTCACGTCCGCGCGGCCCGGCCGGAGGATGTCGACGCGATCAAGACCTTCATCGTTCCGTTCGTCGAGGCGAAGAAGCTCCTGCCGCGGACGACGCGCGAACTGAAGAAGCTGGCCCAGACCGGTTTCGTGGCGATCGTCGACGAGAAGGTCGTGGGGTTCGCCACGCTCGAAATCTATTCGAAGAAGCTGGCGGAGCTGCGGAGCCTGTGTGTCGATCCGGCACTGCAGGGGCTGGGGATCGGCAAGGCGCTCACGCGGGCGTGTCTCGACCTGGCAAAGGACCGGCACATCTTTGAAGTGATGGTCATTACGTCGGCAGACCAGTTCTTCCTCTCCTGCGGCTTCGACTTCACTCTGCCGGGCGAGAAGAAGGCGCTGTTCCTGCAGATGCGCGAGGAGCCGTAG